A single window of Salvia splendens isolate huo1 chromosome 8, SspV2, whole genome shotgun sequence DNA harbors:
- the LOC121744601 gene encoding DNA-directed RNA polymerase subunit beta'-like, with the protein MNPDPNFSFARPITKKPTFLRLRGLFEYEIQSWKYSIPLFFTTPGFDTFRNREISTGAGAIREQLADLDLRIILENSLVEWKELGEEGSTGNEWEDRKVGRRKDFLVRRMELAKHFLRTNIEPEWMVLCLLPVLPPELRPIIQIDGGKLMSSDINELYRRVIYRNNTLTDLLTTSRSKPGELVMCQEKLVQEAVDTLLDNGIRGQPMRVL; encoded by the exons ATGAATCCA GATCCTAATTTTTCTTTTGCTAGGCCCATAACGAAAAAACCTACTTTCTTGCGATTACGAGGTTTATTCGAATATGAAATCCAATCTTGGAAATATAGCATCCCGCTTTTTTTTACTACCCCGGGCTTCGATACATTTCGCAATCGAGAAATCTCTACCGGTGCAGGTGCTATTCGAGAACAATTAGCCGATCTAGATTTACGCATTATTCTAGAAAATTCGTTGGTAGAATGGAAAGAGTTGGGGGAAGAAGGGTCCACGGGGAATGAATGGGAAGATCGAAAGGTTGGAAGAAGAAAGGATTTTTTGGTTAGACGCATGGAATTGGCTAAGCATTTTCTTCGAACAAATATAGAACCAGAATGGATGGTTTTGTGTCTATTACCGGTTCTTCCTCCTGAGTTAAGACCCATCATTCAGATAGATGGGGGTAAATTAATGAGCTCGGATATTAATGAACTCTATAGACGAGTTATCTATCGGAACAATACTCTTACCGATCTATTAACAACAAGTAGATCTAAGCCAGGAGAATTAGTAATGTGTCAGGAGAAATTAGTACAAGAGGCTGTGGATACACTTCTTGATAATGGAATCCGTGGGCAACCAATGAGAGTATTATGA